From Serinus canaria isolate serCan28SL12 chromosome 24, serCan2020, whole genome shotgun sequence, one genomic window encodes:
- the HINFP gene encoding histone H4 transcription factor, with translation MPPGRAGGKAALVLQCEWQQCSFVASEMEEFCSHVAQHLQQHLRQRLSGSGEQHAEVDPLEEYTCLWRDCGFCSLASPAELVRHVYFHCYHTKLKQWGLRALQGQAELSPCQLDFQSHNIIPEIQESFLCLWEYCERSFDNPEWFFRHVEDHSFCSEYKAAGKENHVLLCGWKDCNCSFKGRCKLREHLRSHTQEKVVACPTCGGMFANNTKFFDHIRRQTALEQQRFQCSHCSKRFATERLLRDHMRNHVNHYKCPLCDMTCPVPSSLRSHIRFRHSEERPFKCDYCDYSCKNLIDLRKHLETHSEVPAYRCEFETCSFSARSLSSIKLHYRKVHEGDSEPRYKCHVCDKCFTRGNNLTVHLRKKHQFKWPSGHPRFRYREHEDGYMRLQLVRYESMELTEQLLKDREKCGEALDGSSECVVLPEGEGSLQGILLEPPANPAPAESSTSELPVPPALCSAPSPFPGAASSSSSSQQGTSSSNGPIIHVVSRTNEQGQSETVYYVLATSASEQQGTAAPALELEENVMDRLQKTAEELGIQIL, from the exons ATGCCGCCCGGCCGTGCGGGCGGTAAGGCggccctggtgctgcagtgcgAGTGGCAGCAGTGCTCCTTCGTGGCCTCGGAGATGGAGGAGTTCTGCTCGCATGTGGcgcagcacctgcagcagcacctgcgGCAGCGCCTGTCTGGCTCTGGCGAGCAGCACGCCGAGGTGGACCCGCTGG AGGAGTACACCTGCCTGTGGCGGGACTGTGGCTTCTGCTCCCTGGCGAGCCCAGCCGAGCTGGTGCGCCACGTCTACTTCCACTGCTACCACACCAAGCTGAAGCAGTGGGGGCTGagggccctgcagggccaggcagagctcagcccctgccagctgGACTTCCAGAGCCACAACATCATCCCTGAGATCCAGGAGAGCTTCCTGTGCCTCTGGGAGTACTGTGAG AGGTCGTTTGACAACCCCGAGTGGTTCTTCCGGCACGTGGAGGATCACAGCTTCTGCTCCGAGTacaaggcagcagggaaggagaaccacgtgctgctctgtggctggaaAG ACTGCAACTGCAGCTTCAAGGGCCGCTGCAAGCTGCGGGAGCACCTGCGCAGCCACACGCAGGAGAAGGTGGTGGCCTGTCCCACCTGTGGGGGGATGTTTGCCAACAACACCAAGTTCTTCGACCACATCCGCCGCCAGACCGCCCTGGAGC agcagaggtttCAGTGCTCCCACTGCTCCAAGAGGTTCGCCACGGAGAGGCTGCTCCGCGACCACATGAGGAACCAcg TGAACCACTACAAGTGCCCCCTGTGTGACATGACCTGCCCGGTGCCCTCCTCGCTGCGCAGCCACATCCGCTTCCGGCACAGCGAGGAGCGCCCCTTCAAGTGTGACTACTGTGACTACAG CTGCAAGAACCTCATTGACCTGCGGAAGCACCTGGAGACGCACAGCGAGGTGCCGGCGTATCGCTGCGAGTTCGAGacctgcagcttctctgcacGCTCCCTGTCCTCCATCAAACTGCACTACAGGAAGGTCCACGAG GGTGACTCCGAGCCCCGGTACAAGTGCCACGTGTGTGACAAGTGCTTCACACGGGGCAACAACCTCACTGTGCACCTCAGGAAGAAGCACCAGTTCAAATGGCCCTCAGGACATCCTCGCTTCAG GTACAGGGAGCACGAGGATGGCTACAtgaggctgcagctggtgcGCTACGAGAGCATGgagctcacagagcagctgctcaagGACAGGGAGAAGTGTGGGGAGGCTCTGGATGGCTCCAGCGAGTGCGTGGTGCTGCCTGAGGGCGagggcagcctgcagggcaTCCTTCTGGAGCCCCCAGCCaaccctgccccagcagagagcagcacatcagagctccctgtgccgccagccctgtgctctgctcccagccccttcccaggagctgcctcctcctcctcctcctcacagcaaggaaccagcagcagcaacgGCCCCATCATCCATGTGGTGAGCAGGACCAACGAGCAGGGCCAGAGTGAGACTGTCTATTACGTGCTGGCCACCTcagcctcagagcagcagggcacagcagccccagccctggagctggaggagaacGTCATGGACAGGCTGCAGAaaacagctgaggagctgggcatcCAGATCCtgtga